Proteins co-encoded in one Cupriavidus taiwanensis genomic window:
- a CDS encoding DUF1269 domain-containing protein, translating into MRKRIFWLLPDLASARRTMDDLLLARVENSHIHFVARDGADMTGLHEANLFQTSDIVHAAEMGLMVGGGVGVVAGVVVAMFPIVSDTPQWGLVGVLAVLGAVFGAWAASMIGSSAPNSRLRAFEKDIEAGKILLMVDVPRTRVEEVETLLRNAHPEASFAGVDPAVPAFP; encoded by the coding sequence ATGCGCAAACGCATCTTCTGGTTGTTGCCCGACCTGGCGAGTGCCAGACGCACCATGGATGACCTGCTGCTGGCCCGCGTCGAGAACAGCCACATCCACTTCGTGGCGCGCGACGGTGCCGACATGACCGGCCTGCATGAAGCCAACCTGTTCCAGACTTCCGACATCGTCCATGCGGCCGAAATGGGCCTGATGGTCGGCGGCGGCGTGGGCGTGGTGGCCGGTGTGGTGGTGGCGATGTTCCCGATCGTCAGCGACACCCCGCAGTGGGGACTGGTCGGCGTGCTGGCGGTGCTGGGCGCGGTGTTCGGGGCCTGGGCCGCAAGCATGATCGGCAGTTCCGCGCCCAACAGCCGGCTGCGCGCGTTCGAGAAAGACATCGAGGCGGGCAAGATCCTGCTGATGGTCGACGTGCCGCGCACCCGCGTCGAGGAAGTCGAAACCCTGCTGCGCAACGCGCACCCGGAAGCCAGCTTCGCCGGCGTCGATCCGGCCGTGCCGGCGTTCCCCTGA
- a CDS encoding ABC transporter substrate-binding protein, with translation MKAKWIACGLLAATLGWAAQAALAEPGVTRNTIRIGQSAGITGPVAGSVKEQIAGAQVYLRTVNANGGVAGRRIELVTYDDGFDAKRTPDNVRKLLDEDKVFALFMVRGTPQNESILPIIAAQKVPLIAPLTGAITLHRPVNRYVFNVRAKYQDEVARAINHLATSGMSRIGIFYANDGFGKDVLEGYHGALQARGVQPAAMVNFARPMGDITQGVATMHKANPQAVLVIGSGSEAARVIRELRRAGSEAQFVTLSNNAADAFIRELGDDARGLIITQVVPGTNSSQMTLASEYRSLAKQQGVELSNAGMEGFMSAKVLVEGLRRAGPEPTRERLVAALEGMRDYDLGGILISYSAARHTGSSFVEMSIVSSTGKLIR, from the coding sequence ATGAAGGCAAAATGGATCGCGTGCGGCCTGCTGGCCGCCACGCTGGGCTGGGCCGCGCAGGCGGCCCTGGCGGAACCGGGCGTGACCCGCAACACCATCCGCATCGGCCAGTCGGCCGGCATCACCGGGCCGGTGGCGGGATCGGTCAAGGAGCAGATCGCCGGCGCGCAGGTGTACCTGCGCACGGTCAACGCCAATGGCGGCGTCGCCGGGCGGCGCATCGAACTGGTCACCTACGATGACGGCTTCGATGCCAAACGCACGCCCGACAATGTGCGCAAGCTGCTCGACGAAGACAAGGTGTTCGCGCTCTTCATGGTGCGCGGCACGCCGCAGAACGAAAGCATCCTGCCCATCATCGCCGCGCAGAAGGTACCGCTGATCGCGCCGCTCACCGGCGCCATCACGCTGCACCGGCCGGTGAACCGCTACGTGTTCAACGTGCGCGCCAAGTACCAGGACGAAGTGGCGCGCGCGATCAACCACCTGGCGACGTCGGGAATGAGCCGCATCGGCATCTTCTACGCCAACGACGGCTTCGGCAAGGACGTGCTGGAGGGCTACCACGGTGCGCTGCAGGCGCGCGGCGTGCAGCCCGCGGCCATGGTCAATTTCGCCCGGCCGATGGGCGACATCACCCAGGGCGTGGCGACCATGCACAAGGCCAACCCGCAGGCGGTGCTGGTGATCGGCTCGGGTTCCGAGGCGGCGCGCGTCATCCGCGAGCTGCGCCGCGCCGGCAGCGAGGCGCAGTTCGTCACGCTGTCCAACAATGCCGCCGATGCCTTTATCCGCGAACTCGGCGACGACGCGCGCGGGCTGATCATCACGCAGGTGGTGCCGGGCACCAACTCCAGCCAGATGACGCTGGCCAGCGAATACCGCAGCCTGGCGAAGCAGCAGGGCGTGGAGCTGTCCAACGCCGGCATGGAGGGCTTCATGTCGGCCAAGGTGCTGGTCGAAGGCCTGCGCCGCGCCGGACCCGAGCCGACCCGCGAGCGGCTGGTCGCGGCGCTGGAGGGCATGCGCGACTATGATCTCGGCGGCATCCTGATCAGCTACAGCGCCGCGCGGCACACCGGCTCGTCGTTCGTGGAAATGTCGATCGTGTCGTCCACCGGCAAGCTGATCCGCTAG